One Papaver somniferum cultivar HN1 chromosome 10, ASM357369v1, whole genome shotgun sequence genomic window carries:
- the LOC113319274 gene encoding probable disease resistance protein At5g63020, whose protein sequence is MEIVSPVIDIISRVWSCSSVHGNYLYELKENVSSLKISLTKLKERRDDVKEKVEMAEKNPTEPVKRTHEVSGWLGRVESLEQDVESILQKEEATKIQKGSYYCCWGRKNCCSGYKLGKSVVEKLSAVEKLWEEGNFNAVVEKSQPEPVQEIISNQVVGMESKIEEVWSLLVDDETSLVRIVGLYGMGGVGKTTLLKKLNNEFLKRNHHFDKVIWVVVSKDLDIKNIQKQIGKSLGLTWADDASIDDQAKDIARVLKNKKFVLFLDDIWETVDLATIGLPILKSNSTQEITINSRVVFTTRSESVCGFMEADKKIKIDCLQWDEAWSLFQEKAGQQALNCHPKVAELAKQVAKECLGLPLALITIGRTMATKSTLQQWQHAINVLRKSASEFSGVADGVLAILKFSYDNLENEKLKSCFLYCSLYPEDHSIEKERLIKLWMGEGFLDEVDDIDEAFLEGHDIIESLKSACLLETGTGSSFFLGDGVKMHDVVRDLAIWIASDLGTKKGKFLIIPTQNKLKLHEWENAEKVSLVGNHSMGELNGAPNCSNLSTLLLNQSIVRTISDDFFQSMPMLKVLDMSDVSINKKLPTSINSLTELRHFDLSFRFQSSLPIELSPGTFLNLTKLKMLDLYCQNSCDICNWEVEGGPSLCELESLKDLSYLGIRLETALAFQRLVSSHKLQLCTRLLRISKCQGITTLVLSPPSLPSSSLISLANMVSLKTLFLDRMNELQELRIEDNVTLFTNLEKLQIWDMPKLHIGWDVPQRSTTSFCFMNLKDVEILSCPKLKDMSWLIYAQNLETLDLCLLDGLEEVISDGFAADVKLTNTFSRLGRFRLYYLPKLKRICNHDVKFLSLEHIHVRQCGKLKKLPFGTNSVISNTLQSIEGPRGWWEGLEWEDETTKSNLAPYFSVNNG, encoded by the exons ATGGAGATTGTTAGTCCGGTCATCGACATAATCTCACGTGTATGGAGTTGTTCTTCTGTCCATGGAAATTATCTCTATGAATTAAAAGAAAATGTAAGTTCTTTAAAGATTTCACTCACAAAATTGAAAGAACGAAGAGATGATGTCAAGGAAAAGGTTGAGATGGCAGAAAAAAACCCAACAGAGCCAGTGAAACGTACCCATGAAGTTAGTGGTTGGCTCGGTCGAGTAGAATCATTAGAACAAGATGTTGAAAGTATCTTACAGAAGGAAGAAGCTACCAAAATCCAAAAAGGCAGTTATTACTGTTGCTGGGGTCGAAAAAATTGCTGCAGCGGTTACAAACTTGGAAAATCAGTAGTGGAAAAGTTAAGTGCCGTAGAGAAACTGTGGGAGGAAGGGAATTTCAACGCTGTTGTTGAAAAATCTCAACCGGAACCTGTCCAAGAGATAATTTCAAACCAAGTCGTGGGAATGGAATCAAAGATTGAGGAAGTATGGAGTTTGTTGGTTGATGATGAGACAAGTCTTGTGAGAATTGTAGGCTTATATGGAATGGGTGGAGTTGGAAAGACAACTCTTCTGAAAAAATTAAACAATGAGTTTCTCAAAAGAAATCATCATTTTGATAAAGTTATTTGGGTTGTGGTGTCTAAGGATCTCGATATCAAGAATATTCAGAAACAGATCGGTAAGTCGCTCGGATTGACATGGGCAGATGATGCGAGTATAGACGACCAAGCCAAAGATATAGCCCGAGTGTTAAAGAACAAGAAATTTGTGTTGTTCTTAGATGATATCTGGGAAACAGTTGACTTGGCAACAATTGGACTTCCAATTCTAAAAAGTAATAGTACTCAAGAAATAACAATTAATTCTAGAGTTGTTTTCACGACAAGATCCGAATCAGTTTGTGGGTTTATGGAAGCTGATAAAAAGATCAAAATAGACTGCTTACAATGGGACGAAGCCTGGAGTTTGTTTCAAGAAAAAGCCGGACAACAAGCGTTAAATTGCCATCCAAAAGTAGCCGAGCTAGCCAAACAAGTCGCCAAAGAATGTCTTGGTCTACCGTTAGCACTCATTACTATTGGTCGAACTATGGCCACCAAATCAACACTCCAACAATGGCAACATGCTATCAATGTTCTACGGAAATCAGCCTCGGAGTTTTCAG GTGTTGCTGATGGAGTGTTAGCTATTCTGAAGTTTAGCTATGATAACttagaaaatgaaaaattaaagtCTTGTTTCTTATACTGCTCCTTATACCCGGAAGACCATTCAATTGAGAAAGAAAGACTAATTAAACTTTGGATGGGAGAAGGATTCTTAGATGAAGTTGATGACATTGATGAAGCTTTCTTAGAAGGTCATGATATTATTGAAAGTCTTAAAAGTGCATGTTTGCTAGAAACGGGTACTGGTAGTTCATTTTTCTTGGGGGATGGGGTAAAAATGCATGATGTAGTTCGTGATTTGGCAATATGGATAGCCTCGGATCTTGGTACAAAAAAAGGGAAGTTTTTAATAATTCCGACACAAAACAAACTGAAGCTCCATGAATGGGAAAATGCAGAGAAGGTCTCTCTAGTTGGCAATCACTCAATGGGAGAACTCAATGGAGCACCAAATTGCTCTAATCTCTCAACTCTGTTGCTTAACCAAAGTATTGTGAGGACTATATCTGACGACTTTTTTCAGTCTATGCCAATGCTCAAAGTTTTAGATATGTCTGATGTGAGCATCAACAAGAAACTCCCAACAAGTATTAATTCACTGACGGAATTACGACATTTTGATTTATCATTTAGATTTCAAAGCTCTCTCCCAATCGAACTAAGTCCAGGGACTTTTCTTAATCTTACGAAATTAAAGATGTTGGACTTATATTGTCAAAACTCTTGCGACATATGCAACTGGGAAGTGGAAGGGGGACCAAGTCTGTGCGAGTTGGAAAGCTTAAAAGATTTGAGTTATCTTGGAATCCGCCTTGAGACTGCTCTTGCTTTTCAAAGGTTAGTAAGTAGTCATAAATTACAGTTGTGCACAAGATTGTTAAGAATTTCCAAATGTCAGGGCATCACAACCCTCGTTTTATCACCTCCGTCTTTACCATCATCTTCATTAATTAGTTTGGCAAACATGGTTAGTCTGAAAACACTTTTTCTTGATCGGATGAATGAGTTGCAAGAATTGAGAATAGAAGATAACGTTACATTGTTcacgaatttggaaaaacttcaaatttgGGACATGCCAAAGCTACATATAGGGTGGGATGTGCCTCAACGATCGACCACGTCATTCTGCTTTATGAACCTCAAAGATGTAGAAATATTAAGTTGTCCTAAGTTGAAGGATATGTCATGGCTGATCTATGCTCAGAATCTTGAGACGCTTGATTTATGTCTCCTGGATGGACTGGAAGAGGTAATTTCTGATGGGTTTGCAGCCGATGTGAAGTTAACAAATACATTTTCAAGACTCGGACGTTTTCGGCTCTATTATCTACCAAAACTAAAAAGGATATGCAACCATGATGTTAAATTCCTTTCTTTGGAGCATATTCATGTGAGGCAGTGCGGTAAATTGAAGAAGCTACCATTTGGCACCAATagtgttatttctaacactttaCAATCGATTGAAGGACCGCGGGGATGGTGGGAAGGGCTAGAATGGGAAGACGAAACCACCAAGTCTAATCTTGCTCCTTATttttctgttaacaatggataa
- the LOC113317820 gene encoding probable disease resistance protein At5g63020 isoform X1, whose protein sequence is MEIISPVIDIISRVWRCCAVHGNYLCELKQNMSSLNTSLTKLKERRDDVKEKVDIAEENPTEPMKRTHEVSGWLQRVEELEQEVERILQKQEAASNEGGSYFCWRGRKNCCGGYKLGKSVAKTRNSVEKLWEEGNLKDVVEKSQLDHVREITTHLTIGMESKLDEVWSSLADETSLVRILGLYGMGGVGKTTLLKKLNNEFLKRNHQFDTVIWALVSKDLDIKNVQKQIGKSLGLAWENDTSIDDRAKDITQVLKNKNFVLLLDDIWERVDLATIGIPNLRNEIINISRVVFTTRSERVCGFMQADEIIKVDCLDWDDSWRLFQQNVGPRALSCHPSVPELAKEVAEECLGLPLALITIGRAMASKTTLQEWQHALTVLKKFASEFSDVADEVLAILKFSYDNLQNKKLKSCFLYCSLYPEDYSIHREQLINLWIGEEFLDEIDNIDEAYYEGHDIIGSLKSACLLESGEEGDEVKMHDVVRDLAIWIASDLGRKKGKYLTILQPPNNLKLREWEKAEKICLAGNKSIKELNEEPNCSNLSTLLLHHSKVKTISDDFFRSMPILKVLDMSVLKIKKLPKSIFALAELQYFDLSFRIQKGSDPIELSPGSFICLKKLRMLNLYDSDICNWEVEDGPSLSELESLNDLNYLGISLETGFAFQKLVSSDKLQLCTKLLYFSKCQDITTLVLSPPPSFPSSLVSLANMVGLKSLFLTGLNGLEELRMEDKVTLFTNLEKLEIWHMPKLQIVWDVPQRSTFCFVNIKDVTIGECPKLKDVTWLIYAQNLEKLSLHSLHGLEEVISDGFAAEEMLTNTFSRLKLLILWYQPKLRRICSHNVKFFSLERIIVRDCRELKKLPFNFNSVIANTLQSIEGEKEWWKGLEWEDETTESNLAPYCLKY, encoded by the exons ATGGAGATTATTAGCCCAGTGATAGATATAATTTCTCGTGTATGGAGATGTTGTGCTGTCCATGGAAATTATCTCTGTGAATTAAAGCAAAATATGAGTTCTTTAAACACTTCACTTACAAAActgaaggaacgaagagatgatgtGAAGGAAAAGGTTGATATagcagaagaaaacccaacagAACCTATGAAACGTACCCATGAAGTTAGTGGTTGGCTCCAACGTGTAGAAGAATTGGAACAAGAAGTTGAAAGAATCTTACAAAAACAAGAAGCTGCCAGTAATGAAGGAGGCAGCTATTTTTGTTGGCGGGGTCGAAAAAATTGCTGCGGTGGTTACAAACTTGGGAAATCAGTAGCAAAAACAAGGAATTCCGTAGAAAAATTGTGGGAGGAAGGAAACTTAAAGGATGTTGTTGAAAAATCTCAACTGGATCATGTCCGAGAGATAACTACACACCTAACAATCGGAATGGAGTCAAAGCTTGACGAAGTATGGAGTTCGTTGGCTGATGAGACAAGTCTTGTGAGAATTCTTGGCTTATATGGAATGGGTGGAGTTGGAAAGACAACTCTTCTGAAGAAACTTAATAACGAGTTTCTCAAAAGAAACCATCAGTTTGATACAGTCATTTGGGCTCTGGTTTCTAAGGATCtagatattaaaaatgttcaaaaACAGATCGGCAAGTCGCTTGGTTTAGCATGGGAAAATGATACAAGTATAGATGATCGAGCCAAAGATATAACCCAAGTGTTAAAGAACAAGAATTTTGTGTTGTTGTTGGATGACATTTGGGAAAGAGTTGATTTAGCAACAATTGGCATTCCTAATCTAAGAAATGAAATAATCAATATTTCTAGAGTTGTTTTTACAACGAGATCTGAGCGTGTGTGTGGTTTTATGCAAGCAGATGAAATCATTAAAGTAGATTGTTTAGATTGGGATGATTCTTGGCGTCTTTTTCAACAAAATGTCGGACCAAGAGCGCTAAGTTGCCATCCAAGCGTACCTGAGCTTGCTAAAGAAGTTGCGGAAGAATGCCTTGGTCTTCCTCTTGCACTGATCACTATTGGTCGAGCCATGGCTAGTAAAACGACTCTCCAAGAGTGGCAACACGCTCTCACAGTTCTAAAGAAATTTGCATCAGAATTTTCAG ATGTTGCTGATGAAGTGTTAGCTATTTTGAAGTTTAGCTATGATaacttacaaaataaaaagttGAAGTCATGTTTCTTATACTGTTCCTTATACCCTGAAGACTATTCGATTCATAGAGAACAACTAATTAATCTTTGGATAGGAGAAGAATTCTTAGATGAAATTGATAATATAGATGAAGCTTATTATGAAGGTCATGATATTATTGGAAGTCTTAAAAGTGCGTGCTTGTTAGAAAGTGGTGAAGAGGGAGATGAGGTGAAAATGCATGATGTAGTCCGTGACTTGGCGATTTGGATAGCCTCGGATCTTGGTAGAAAAAAAGGCAAGTACTTAACAATACTTCAACCACCAAACAACCTGAAGCTCCGTGAATGGGAGAAGGCAGAGAAGATCTGTCTAGCAGGCAATAAATCAATTAAAGAACTCAACGAAGAACCAAATTGCTCGAATCTCTCAACTCTGTTGCTCCACCACAGCAAGGTGAAGACTATATCCGATGACTTTTTCCGGTCTATGCCAATTCTTAAAGTTTTAGATATGTCCGTTTTGAAAATCAAGAAACTCCCAAAAAGTATTTTTGCACTGGCGGAATTACAATACTTTGATTTATCATTTAGAATCCAAAAAGGCTCTGATCCAATTGAGCTAAGTCCAGGGAGTTTTATTTGTCTTAAAAAATTAAGGATGTTGAACTTATATGATTCAGATATTTGTAACTGGGAAGTAGAAGATGGACCAAGTCTGAGCGAGTTGGAAAGCTTAAATGATTTGAATTATCTAGGAATCTCACTTGAGACGGGTTTTGCTTTTCAAAAATTAGTAAGTAGTGACAAGTTGCAATTGTGCACAAAACTGTTATATTTTTCGAAATGTCAGGATATCACAACCCTTGTTTTATCACCACCACCGTCTTTTCCATCATCATTAGTTAGTTTGGCAAACATGGTTGGCTTAAAATCACTTTTTCTCACAGGCTTGAATGGGTTAGAAGAGTTGAGAATGGAAGATAAGGTTACTTTGTTCACGAATTTGGAGAAACTTGAAATTTGGCACATGCCAAAATTACAGATTGTGTGGGATGTGCCTCAACGGTCGACGTTCTGTTTTGTGAACATTAAAGATGTAACAATAGGTGAATGTCCTAAACTGAAGGATGTTACATGGCTGATATATGCTCAGAATCTAGAGAAACTTTCTTTACACTCGTTGCATGGATTAGAAGAAGTAATTTCGGATGGGTTTGCAGCCGAAGAAATGTTAACAAATACATTTTCAAGACTCAAACTTTTAATTTTGTGGTATCAACCAAAACTAAGAAGGATATGTAGCCACAATGTTAAATTCTTTTCTTTGGAGCGTATTATTGTGAGGGATTGTCGAGAACTAAAGAAGCTACCGTTTAACTTCAATAGTGTTATTGCTAACACTTTACAATCGATCGAAGGTGAAAAGGAATGGTGGAAGGGCCTGGAATGGGAGGACGAAACCACTGAATCCAATCTTGCACCTTACTGTTTAAAATATTGA
- the LOC113317820 gene encoding probable disease resistance protein At1g15890 isoform X3, translating to MEIISPVIDIISRVWRCCAVHGNYLCELKQNMSSLNTSLTKLKERRDDVKEKVDIAEENPTEPMKRTHEVSGWLQRVEELEQEVERILQKQEAASNEGGSYFCWRGRKNCCGGYKLGKSVAKTRNSVEKLWEEGNLKDVVEKSQLDHVREITTHLTIGMESKLDEVWSSLADETSLVRILGLYGMGGVGKTTLLKKLNNEFLKRNHQFDTVIWALVSKDLDIKNVQKQIGKSLGLAWENDTSIDDRAKDITQVLKNKNFVLLLDDIWERVDLATIGIPNLRNEIINISRVVFTTRSERVCGFMQADEIIKVDCLDWDDSWRLFQQNVGPRALSCHPSVPELAKEVAEECLGLPLALITIGRAMASKTTLQEWQHALTVLKKFASEFSDVADEVLAILKFSYDNLQNKKLKSCFLYCSLYPEDYSIHREQLINLWIGEEFLDEIDNIDEAYYEGHDIIGSLKSACLLESGEEGDEVKMHDVVRDLAIWIASDLGRKKGKYLTILQPPNNLKLREWEKAEKICLAGNKSIKELNEEPNCSNLSTLLLHHSKIFVTGK from the exons ATGGAGATTATTAGCCCAGTGATAGATATAATTTCTCGTGTATGGAGATGTTGTGCTGTCCATGGAAATTATCTCTGTGAATTAAAGCAAAATATGAGTTCTTTAAACACTTCACTTACAAAActgaaggaacgaagagatgatgtGAAGGAAAAGGTTGATATagcagaagaaaacccaacagAACCTATGAAACGTACCCATGAAGTTAGTGGTTGGCTCCAACGTGTAGAAGAATTGGAACAAGAAGTTGAAAGAATCTTACAAAAACAAGAAGCTGCCAGTAATGAAGGAGGCAGCTATTTTTGTTGGCGGGGTCGAAAAAATTGCTGCGGTGGTTACAAACTTGGGAAATCAGTAGCAAAAACAAGGAATTCCGTAGAAAAATTGTGGGAGGAAGGAAACTTAAAGGATGTTGTTGAAAAATCTCAACTGGATCATGTCCGAGAGATAACTACACACCTAACAATCGGAATGGAGTCAAAGCTTGACGAAGTATGGAGTTCGTTGGCTGATGAGACAAGTCTTGTGAGAATTCTTGGCTTATATGGAATGGGTGGAGTTGGAAAGACAACTCTTCTGAAGAAACTTAATAACGAGTTTCTCAAAAGAAACCATCAGTTTGATACAGTCATTTGGGCTCTGGTTTCTAAGGATCtagatattaaaaatgttcaaaaACAGATCGGCAAGTCGCTTGGTTTAGCATGGGAAAATGATACAAGTATAGATGATCGAGCCAAAGATATAACCCAAGTGTTAAAGAACAAGAATTTTGTGTTGTTGTTGGATGACATTTGGGAAAGAGTTGATTTAGCAACAATTGGCATTCCTAATCTAAGAAATGAAATAATCAATATTTCTAGAGTTGTTTTTACAACGAGATCTGAGCGTGTGTGTGGTTTTATGCAAGCAGATGAAATCATTAAAGTAGATTGTTTAGATTGGGATGATTCTTGGCGTCTTTTTCAACAAAATGTCGGACCAAGAGCGCTAAGTTGCCATCCAAGCGTACCTGAGCTTGCTAAAGAAGTTGCGGAAGAATGCCTTGGTCTTCCTCTTGCACTGATCACTATTGGTCGAGCCATGGCTAGTAAAACGACTCTCCAAGAGTGGCAACACGCTCTCACAGTTCTAAAGAAATTTGCATCAGAATTTTCAG ATGTTGCTGATGAAGTGTTAGCTATTTTGAAGTTTAGCTATGATaacttacaaaataaaaagttGAAGTCATGTTTCTTATACTGTTCCTTATACCCTGAAGACTATTCGATTCATAGAGAACAACTAATTAATCTTTGGATAGGAGAAGAATTCTTAGATGAAATTGATAATATAGATGAAGCTTATTATGAAGGTCATGATATTATTGGAAGTCTTAAAAGTGCGTGCTTGTTAGAAAGTGGTGAAGAGGGAGATGAGGTGAAAATGCATGATGTAGTCCGTGACTTGGCGATTTGGATAGCCTCGGATCTTGGTAGAAAAAAAGGCAAGTACTTAACAATACTTCAACCACCAAACAACCTGAAGCTCCGTGAATGGGAGAAGGCAGAGAAGATCTGTCTAGCAGGCAATAAATCAATTAAAGAACTCAACGAAGAACCAAATTGCTCGAATCTCTCAACTCTGTTGCTCCACCACAGCAAG ATATTTGTAACTGGGAAGTAG
- the LOC113317820 gene encoding probable disease resistance protein At1g15890 isoform X4, with protein sequence MEIISPVIDIISRVWRCCAVHGNYLCELKQNMSSLNTSLTKLKERRDDVKEKVDIAEENPTEPMKRTHEVSGWLQRVEELEQEVERILQKQEAASNEGGSYFCWRGRKNCCGGYKLGKSVAKTRNSVEKLWEEGNLKDVVEKSQLDHVREITTHLTIGMESKLDEVWSSLADETSLVRILGLYGMGGVGKTTLLKKLNNEFLKRNHQFDTVIWALVSKDLDIKNVQKQIGKSLGLAWENDTSIDDRAKDITQVLKNKNFVLLLDDIWERVDLATIGIPNLRNEIINISRVVFTTRSERVCGFMQADEIIKVDCLDWDDSWRLFQQNVGPRALSCHPSVPELAKEVAEECLGLPLALITIGRAMASKTTLQEWQHALTVLKKFASEFSDVADEVLAILKFSYDNLQNKKLKSCFLYCSLYPEDYSIHREQLINLWIGEEFLDEIDNIDEAYYEGHDIIGSLKSACLLESGEEGDEVKMHDVVRDLAIWIASDLGRKKGKYLTILQPPNNLKLREWEKAEKICLAGNKSIKELNEEPNCSNLSTLLLHHSKA encoded by the exons ATGGAGATTATTAGCCCAGTGATAGATATAATTTCTCGTGTATGGAGATGTTGTGCTGTCCATGGAAATTATCTCTGTGAATTAAAGCAAAATATGAGTTCTTTAAACACTTCACTTACAAAActgaaggaacgaagagatgatgtGAAGGAAAAGGTTGATATagcagaagaaaacccaacagAACCTATGAAACGTACCCATGAAGTTAGTGGTTGGCTCCAACGTGTAGAAGAATTGGAACAAGAAGTTGAAAGAATCTTACAAAAACAAGAAGCTGCCAGTAATGAAGGAGGCAGCTATTTTTGTTGGCGGGGTCGAAAAAATTGCTGCGGTGGTTACAAACTTGGGAAATCAGTAGCAAAAACAAGGAATTCCGTAGAAAAATTGTGGGAGGAAGGAAACTTAAAGGATGTTGTTGAAAAATCTCAACTGGATCATGTCCGAGAGATAACTACACACCTAACAATCGGAATGGAGTCAAAGCTTGACGAAGTATGGAGTTCGTTGGCTGATGAGACAAGTCTTGTGAGAATTCTTGGCTTATATGGAATGGGTGGAGTTGGAAAGACAACTCTTCTGAAGAAACTTAATAACGAGTTTCTCAAAAGAAACCATCAGTTTGATACAGTCATTTGGGCTCTGGTTTCTAAGGATCtagatattaaaaatgttcaaaaACAGATCGGCAAGTCGCTTGGTTTAGCATGGGAAAATGATACAAGTATAGATGATCGAGCCAAAGATATAACCCAAGTGTTAAAGAACAAGAATTTTGTGTTGTTGTTGGATGACATTTGGGAAAGAGTTGATTTAGCAACAATTGGCATTCCTAATCTAAGAAATGAAATAATCAATATTTCTAGAGTTGTTTTTACAACGAGATCTGAGCGTGTGTGTGGTTTTATGCAAGCAGATGAAATCATTAAAGTAGATTGTTTAGATTGGGATGATTCTTGGCGTCTTTTTCAACAAAATGTCGGACCAAGAGCGCTAAGTTGCCATCCAAGCGTACCTGAGCTTGCTAAAGAAGTTGCGGAAGAATGCCTTGGTCTTCCTCTTGCACTGATCACTATTGGTCGAGCCATGGCTAGTAAAACGACTCTCCAAGAGTGGCAACACGCTCTCACAGTTCTAAAGAAATTTGCATCAGAATTTTCAG ATGTTGCTGATGAAGTGTTAGCTATTTTGAAGTTTAGCTATGATaacttacaaaataaaaagttGAAGTCATGTTTCTTATACTGTTCCTTATACCCTGAAGACTATTCGATTCATAGAGAACAACTAATTAATCTTTGGATAGGAGAAGAATTCTTAGATGAAATTGATAATATAGATGAAGCTTATTATGAAGGTCATGATATTATTGGAAGTCTTAAAAGTGCGTGCTTGTTAGAAAGTGGTGAAGAGGGAGATGAGGTGAAAATGCATGATGTAGTCCGTGACTTGGCGATTTGGATAGCCTCGGATCTTGGTAGAAAAAAAGGCAAGTACTTAACAATACTTCAACCACCAAACAACCTGAAGCTCCGTGAATGGGAGAAGGCAGAGAAGATCTGTCTAGCAGGCAATAAATCAATTAAAGAACTCAACGAAGAACCAAATTGCTCGAATCTCTCAACTCTGTTGCTCCACCACAGCAAG GCTTGA
- the LOC113317820 gene encoding probable disease resistance protein At1g15890 isoform X2, translating into MEIISPVIDIISRVWRCCAVHGNYLCELKQNMSSLNTSLTKLKERRDDVKEKVDIAEENPTEPMKRTHEVSGWLQRVEELEQEVERILQKQEAASNEGGSYFCWRGRKNCCGGYKLGKSVAKTRNSVEKLWEEGNLKDVVEKSQLDHVREITTHLTIGMESKLDEVWSSLADETSLVRILGLYGMGGVGKTTLLKKLNNEFLKRNHQFDTVIWALVSKDLDIKNVQKQIGKSLGLAWENDTSIDDRAKDITQVLKNKNFVLLLDDIWERVDLATIGIPNLRNEIINISRVVFTTRSERVCGFMQADEIIKVDCLDWDDSWRLFQQNVGPRALSCHPSVPELAKEVAEECLGLPLALITIGRAMASKTTLQEWQHALTVLKKFASEFSDVADEVLAILKFSYDNLQNKKLKSCFLYCSLYPEDYSIHREQLINLWIGEEFLDEIDNIDEAYYEGHDIIGSLKSACLLESGEEGDEVKMHDVVRDLAIWIASDLGRKKGKYLTILQPPNNLKLREWEKAEKICLAGNKSIKELNEEPNCSNLSTLLLHHSKVKTISDDFFRSMPILKVLDMSVLKIKKLPKSIFALAELQYFDLSFRIQKGSDPIELSPGSFICLKKLRMLNLYDSDICNWEVEDGPSLSELESLNDLNYLGISLETGFAFQKLA; encoded by the exons ATGGAGATTATTAGCCCAGTGATAGATATAATTTCTCGTGTATGGAGATGTTGTGCTGTCCATGGAAATTATCTCTGTGAATTAAAGCAAAATATGAGTTCTTTAAACACTTCACTTACAAAActgaaggaacgaagagatgatgtGAAGGAAAAGGTTGATATagcagaagaaaacccaacagAACCTATGAAACGTACCCATGAAGTTAGTGGTTGGCTCCAACGTGTAGAAGAATTGGAACAAGAAGTTGAAAGAATCTTACAAAAACAAGAAGCTGCCAGTAATGAAGGAGGCAGCTATTTTTGTTGGCGGGGTCGAAAAAATTGCTGCGGTGGTTACAAACTTGGGAAATCAGTAGCAAAAACAAGGAATTCCGTAGAAAAATTGTGGGAGGAAGGAAACTTAAAGGATGTTGTTGAAAAATCTCAACTGGATCATGTCCGAGAGATAACTACACACCTAACAATCGGAATGGAGTCAAAGCTTGACGAAGTATGGAGTTCGTTGGCTGATGAGACAAGTCTTGTGAGAATTCTTGGCTTATATGGAATGGGTGGAGTTGGAAAGACAACTCTTCTGAAGAAACTTAATAACGAGTTTCTCAAAAGAAACCATCAGTTTGATACAGTCATTTGGGCTCTGGTTTCTAAGGATCtagatattaaaaatgttcaaaaACAGATCGGCAAGTCGCTTGGTTTAGCATGGGAAAATGATACAAGTATAGATGATCGAGCCAAAGATATAACCCAAGTGTTAAAGAACAAGAATTTTGTGTTGTTGTTGGATGACATTTGGGAAAGAGTTGATTTAGCAACAATTGGCATTCCTAATCTAAGAAATGAAATAATCAATATTTCTAGAGTTGTTTTTACAACGAGATCTGAGCGTGTGTGTGGTTTTATGCAAGCAGATGAAATCATTAAAGTAGATTGTTTAGATTGGGATGATTCTTGGCGTCTTTTTCAACAAAATGTCGGACCAAGAGCGCTAAGTTGCCATCCAAGCGTACCTGAGCTTGCTAAAGAAGTTGCGGAAGAATGCCTTGGTCTTCCTCTTGCACTGATCACTATTGGTCGAGCCATGGCTAGTAAAACGACTCTCCAAGAGTGGCAACACGCTCTCACAGTTCTAAAGAAATTTGCATCAGAATTTTCAG ATGTTGCTGATGAAGTGTTAGCTATTTTGAAGTTTAGCTATGATaacttacaaaataaaaagttGAAGTCATGTTTCTTATACTGTTCCTTATACCCTGAAGACTATTCGATTCATAGAGAACAACTAATTAATCTTTGGATAGGAGAAGAATTCTTAGATGAAATTGATAATATAGATGAAGCTTATTATGAAGGTCATGATATTATTGGAAGTCTTAAAAGTGCGTGCTTGTTAGAAAGTGGTGAAGAGGGAGATGAGGTGAAAATGCATGATGTAGTCCGTGACTTGGCGATTTGGATAGCCTCGGATCTTGGTAGAAAAAAAGGCAAGTACTTAACAATACTTCAACCACCAAACAACCTGAAGCTCCGTGAATGGGAGAAGGCAGAGAAGATCTGTCTAGCAGGCAATAAATCAATTAAAGAACTCAACGAAGAACCAAATTGCTCGAATCTCTCAACTCTGTTGCTCCACCACAGCAAGGTGAAGACTATATCCGATGACTTTTTCCGGTCTATGCCAATTCTTAAAGTTTTAGATATGTCCGTTTTGAAAATCAAGAAACTCCCAAAAAGTATTTTTGCACTGGCGGAATTACAATACTTTGATTTATCATTTAGAATCCAAAAAGGCTCTGATCCAATTGAGCTAAGTCCAGGGAGTTTTATTTGTCTTAAAAAATTAAGGATGTTGAACTTATATGATTCAGATATTTGTAACTGGGAAGTAGAAGATGGACCAAGTCTGAGCGAGTTGGAAAGCTTAAATGATTTGAATTATCTAGGAATCTCACTTGAGACGGGTTTTGCTTTTCAAAAATTA GCTTGA